In a single window of the Anaerocolumna cellulosilytica genome:
- a CDS encoding glycogen/starch/alpha-glucan phosphorylase gives MENHFKTNVIDLLKLDYGKSIKEATTMELYYAVSKAAMLSLEKEWGLNRSNKKVCYFSAEFLVGRLIYSNLLNCGLFHPFAELMSEHNLDIRLFEDIDDAALGNGGLGRLAACFLDSGATVGITLNGYGIRYKYGLFKQYFEDGFQKETADDWQNFGDPWSVRREEEKVKIVFKNQMVYAVPYDTPVIGYSKNTVNTLRLWQAEPLESFNFELFNEQKYDKAVKKKNEAEAISSILYPNDSTDAGKKLRLKQQYFFASASLQDLFNRYRKNFGHDFSGFPNEYAIQLNDTHPVVAIPEFIRLLMEEEHFTFAKAFRLAKVTFAYTNHTVMAEALEKWSISLFRAVIPQVYKYVVMLQKALLKELKTRGIADAEKQAPFMIIDKGLIYMARLAVYASHSTNGVAKLHTEILKQEVFKEWFEIYPERFHNKTNGITQRRWLALANMELAGFISDKIGNAWMTDLDKLKELERFQEDKTAIKQFDEIKKIKKTQLADYILKQEGIQINTDFIFDIQIKRLHEYKRQLLNAFSIMDIYFGLKEGRIKEFYPTVFIFGGKAAPGYFRAKGVIKYINEIAKLIDSDPQVNQRMKVVFVSNYNVSYAEKLTPAADVSEQISTAGTEASGTGNMKFMLNGAVTLGTFDGANVEIVEQAGGENNYIFGARIEDIEALKDSYDSNKIYKKNTRIKKVVDTLIDGTFDDGKTGMFKELYEALLKGASWHSPDHYYLLLDFIPYCEEKLKVNKAYSDTLAFRRQCFMNTANAGKFSSDRTIKDYAREVWKV, from the coding sequence ATGGAAAATCATTTTAAAACCAATGTAATAGACCTGCTAAAACTGGATTATGGAAAATCAATAAAAGAAGCAACAACGATGGAGTTATATTACGCCGTTTCAAAAGCTGCTATGTTGTCACTGGAAAAGGAATGGGGGTTAAACCGGAGTAACAAAAAGGTATGTTATTTTTCTGCTGAATTTTTGGTAGGTAGGTTGATTTACAGTAATCTGTTAAACTGCGGTTTGTTTCATCCATTTGCGGAGCTTATGAGTGAGCACAACTTAGATATTCGTTTATTTGAGGATATTGACGATGCGGCCTTAGGCAACGGAGGACTTGGAAGGCTGGCCGCCTGTTTTCTGGATTCGGGTGCTACCGTTGGGATAACATTAAACGGATATGGGATTCGCTATAAATACGGTCTCTTTAAACAGTATTTTGAAGATGGATTCCAGAAAGAAACTGCGGATGACTGGCAAAACTTTGGAGATCCCTGGTCTGTGCGAAGGGAGGAGGAAAAGGTCAAGATTGTCTTTAAAAACCAGATGGTTTATGCGGTACCATATGATACACCCGTAATCGGGTATAGCAAAAATACAGTAAATACTTTAAGACTATGGCAGGCAGAGCCTTTAGAAAGCTTTAATTTTGAGTTGTTTAATGAGCAAAAGTATGATAAGGCAGTTAAGAAGAAGAATGAAGCAGAAGCGATATCAAGTATTCTCTACCCGAATGACTCCACGGATGCCGGTAAAAAATTAAGATTAAAACAACAGTATTTCTTTGCGTCAGCCTCCTTACAGGATTTGTTTAACCGTTATCGAAAAAATTTCGGTCATGATTTTAGTGGCTTTCCCAATGAATATGCAATCCAGTTAAATGACACCCACCCGGTGGTGGCAATTCCTGAGTTTATCAGACTTTTAATGGAGGAGGAACACTTTACCTTTGCAAAAGCGTTTCGTTTGGCAAAAGTAACCTTTGCCTATACCAATCACACGGTTATGGCAGAGGCTTTGGAGAAGTGGAGTATCTCTTTATTCAGAGCCGTAATTCCCCAAGTTTATAAGTATGTGGTGATGCTTCAAAAAGCCCTCTTAAAGGAATTAAAAACGCGTGGAATAGCGGATGCAGAAAAACAAGCCCCTTTTATGATTATAGATAAGGGACTGATATACATGGCAAGACTTGCAGTATATGCAAGTCATTCTACCAACGGAGTTGCAAAACTTCATACAGAGATTTTAAAGCAGGAGGTTTTTAAGGAGTGGTTTGAAATTTATCCGGAGAGGTTTCATAACAAAACCAATGGAATTACCCAGCGCAGATGGTTGGCCCTTGCAAATATGGAACTTGCGGGCTTTATATCTGATAAAATCGGTAATGCCTGGATGACTGATTTAGATAAGTTAAAGGAGCTAGAACGCTTTCAAGAAGATAAGACCGCTATAAAGCAATTTGACGAAATCAAGAAGATAAAGAAGACACAGCTTGCAGATTATATCTTAAAGCAGGAAGGAATTCAAATTAATACAGATTTTATCTTCGATATACAGATAAAACGTCTCCATGAATATAAAAGACAGCTTTTAAATGCATTTTCCATAATGGACATTTACTTTGGTCTAAAGGAGGGTAGGATAAAGGAATTTTACCCGACGGTATTTATATTTGGTGGAAAGGCTGCACCGGGGTATTTCAGAGCAAAAGGAGTCATTAAATATATTAATGAAATAGCTAAACTTATAGATTCTGACCCACAGGTAAATCAAAGGATGAAGGTTGTATTTGTATCCAATTATAACGTTTCTTATGCTGAAAAGCTCACACCCGCTGCAGATGTCTCCGAGCAGATATCCACAGCAGGTACGGAAGCCTCAGGAACTGGAAACATGAAATTTATGCTCAACGGAGCAGTGACTCTTGGTACCTTTGACGGAGCTAATGTAGAAATCGTTGAGCAGGCCGGAGGCGAAAATAATTATATCTTTGGAGCAAGAATAGAGGACATAGAGGCTCTAAAAGATTCGTATGATTCTAATAAAATATATAAGAAAAATACACGTATTAAAAAGGTAGTAGACACTTTGATTGACGGAACTTTTGATGACGGCAAGACAGGAATGTTTAAGGAGCTTTATGAGGCTTTATTAAAAGGAGCATCCTGGCATAGCCCGGATCATTATTATCTGCTCCTTGACTTTATTCCTTACTGTGAAGAAAAGCTTAAAGTGAATAAAGCGTATTCTGATACCCTTGCATTTCGGAGACAGTGCTTTATGAATACAGCCAATGCAGGCAAATTCTCCAGTGATAGAACCATAAAAGATTATGCAAGAGAGGTTTGGAAGGTATAG
- a CDS encoding extracellular solute-binding protein, translated as MKKMLMLLMVFLVVLGSFAACGNKNEPTGSNSGGDDLNGGTNSDEATPTQAGSTEVTDVTLKVWAPQEEQEILKQMCETFKAAHPQYNITFDYGVVSEADAANELQKDPAAGADVFAFASDQTATLANAGILYPITLNAEAVKDGNSNASVQAATVNGQLYGYPFTPNSWFMYYDKSKYSEEEVLSLDAMMAKDLGAGVKNFSVDINNSWYISAFFFAGGSTLFGPDGTDPTNCTFNDANGLAVGNYLIDLAANPKFLDDQDGNILTAFVNGSLAAACSGTWNAEAIKEALGDNYAATKLPSIKLNGEDKQLSNFADFKLIGVNSQTINPIPAMELAEYLAGEECQKIRYEARSIAPTNLKLAGNPVVLANPAVAALSLQSSYSTLQSSIPQMGNYWTPAEAFGTEILNGTVTKDNIQQKLDDMVSSILSTIG; from the coding sequence ATGAAAAAAATGTTGATGTTACTTATGGTTTTCCTTGTTGTTCTGGGCAGTTTTGCAGCCTGTGGCAATAAAAATGAACCGACGGGTTCTAACAGTGGAGGTGATGATCTAAACGGAGGGACTAATTCTGATGAAGCAACTCCTACACAGGCGGGTAGCACGGAAGTTACTGATGTCACCTTAAAGGTGTGGGCTCCCCAGGAGGAGCAGGAGATATTAAAGCAGATGTGTGAAACTTTCAAGGCAGCACATCCTCAGTATAATATAACATTTGATTACGGCGTTGTATCGGAAGCAGATGCAGCCAATGAATTACAAAAAGATCCGGCTGCTGGAGCAGATGTATTTGCTTTTGCTTCTGACCAGACGGCAACGCTAGCCAATGCAGGAATTCTATATCCCATTACTTTAAATGCAGAGGCTGTCAAAGATGGGAATTCCAACGCTTCTGTTCAGGCAGCTACAGTAAATGGACAGCTATACGGTTATCCTTTTACACCTAATTCCTGGTTTATGTATTATGATAAGAGTAAATATTCAGAGGAGGAAGTTCTATCGCTAGATGCCATGATGGCAAAGGATTTAGGCGCAGGAGTTAAAAACTTTTCTGTAGATATTAATAATAGTTGGTACATATCTGCATTTTTCTTTGCCGGAGGAAGTACTTTGTTCGGTCCAGACGGAACAGATCCTACAAATTGCACCTTTAATGATGCCAATGGTTTGGCTGTAGGCAATTATTTAATTGATTTGGCAGCAAATCCTAAATTCCTGGACGACCAAGACGGCAATATCCTGACGGCTTTTGTAAACGGAAGCTTAGCAGCTGCCTGCTCAGGAACATGGAATGCTGAAGCCATTAAAGAAGCGCTAGGTGATAATTATGCGGCAACAAAACTGCCTTCCATTAAACTCAACGGAGAGGATAAGCAGTTAAGTAACTTCGCTGACTTTAAATTAATTGGAGTAAATTCTCAGACCATAAACCCTATTCCTGCTATGGAGTTAGCGGAATATCTTGCCGGAGAAGAGTGTCAGAAGATTAGATATGAAGCACGCAGTATTGCTCCTACCAACTTAAAACTAGCAGGAAATCCGGTTGTCTTAGCAAATCCTGCCGTTGCGGCGCTAAGTCTTCAGTCATCTTATTCCACCTTACAATCTTCTATCCCTCAGATGGGGAATTATTGGACACCAGCAGAAGCCTTTGGAACCGAAATTTTAAACGGAACGGTAACAAAAGATAATATACAGCAAAAGCTGGATGATATGGTTAGCAGTATTTTATCTACTATAGGTTAA
- a CDS encoding carbohydrate ABC transporter permease produces the protein MKKELKGVRNWFLYFIRTFKKGDCLTKLCFFIMGSSNLLRGQIAKGLAFLAAEIFYLYYLITIGLSSLAGLATLGTKQQGMVMDEELGIFVVQQGDNSMLMLLSGVVSLFLTALFLVIWRASIKAGYEAQQIKEQGKRLPGLLEDICTYFDSKIHRTLMALPLTGILLFTVLPLFFMILIAFTNYDHEHQPPGNLFTWIGLANFKTILLSGDTISKTFWPVLGWTIIWAVFATLLNYLGGILLALLINRKETKCKGLWRTLFVISIAIPQFVSLLVVRTMLNNDGAVNALLRELGIIADTAFVPFLSNPSWARITVILVNLWVGIPYTMLITTGILSNIPGDLYDSARVDGANQVVIFFKITMPYVVFVTTPYLITQFIGNINNFNVIYFLTGGGPISLDYYQAGKTDLLVTWLYKLTTGTKKDYSYASAIGILVFILSAVFSLISYRRTASYNREEDFQ, from the coding sequence GTGAAAAAAGAATTAAAAGGTGTTAGAAATTGGTTTTTGTATTTCATAAGGACTTTTAAAAAGGGTGACTGTTTAACGAAGCTGTGTTTTTTTATTATGGGAAGTTCCAATTTGCTTCGGGGACAGATTGCTAAAGGGCTGGCATTTTTAGCAGCAGAAATTTTTTACCTTTATTATTTGATTACAATTGGACTTAGCTCATTAGCTGGTTTGGCTACGCTAGGAACCAAACAACAGGGTATGGTTATGGATGAGGAACTTGGTATATTTGTAGTACAGCAGGGAGACAACTCCATGTTGATGCTCTTAAGCGGTGTTGTGTCTTTGTTTTTGACCGCATTATTCCTTGTTATCTGGAGAGCTTCTATTAAAGCAGGTTATGAAGCGCAGCAAATAAAAGAACAGGGTAAGAGGCTGCCAGGACTATTAGAGGATATATGCACTTATTTTGATAGTAAGATTCATCGAACATTAATGGCACTCCCGCTTACCGGCATATTGCTTTTTACCGTACTTCCTTTGTTCTTTATGATATTAATTGCTTTTACCAATTACGACCATGAGCATCAACCCCCTGGTAACCTGTTTACATGGATTGGGCTTGCTAATTTTAAAACCATCCTGTTGTCCGGTGATACCATATCTAAAACATTCTGGCCGGTACTGGGCTGGACCATAATCTGGGCTGTGTTTGCGACCCTGCTTAATTATCTGGGCGGTATCTTACTAGCGTTGTTAATTAACCGGAAGGAAACAAAATGTAAAGGATTATGGAGAACCTTATTTGTTATATCCATTGCTATTCCCCAGTTTGTCTCTCTTTTGGTGGTACGAACCATGCTTAATAACGATGGAGCCGTTAATGCACTATTAAGAGAGCTTGGAATAATTGCGGATACTGCTTTTGTGCCTTTTTTATCAAATCCTTCTTGGGCTCGGATAACGGTTATTCTTGTTAATCTGTGGGTAGGCATTCCTTATACCATGCTTATAACTACCGGCATACTTTCTAACATTCCCGGAGACCTATATGATTCTGCCAGAGTAGATGGTGCGAATCAAGTGGTGATTTTTTTCAAAATTACTATGCCATATGTAGTATTTGTAACAACCCCCTATTTGATTACACAATTTATAGGTAACATCAATAACTTTAATGTTATCTATTTTTTGACAGGCGGAGGTCCTATCAGCCTTGATTATTATCAGGCAGGTAAGACGGATTTACTGGTTACCTGGTTGTATAAGTTAACAACAGGTACAAAGAAAGATTATTCCTATGCATCTGCTATAGGTATTCTGGTATTTATACTTTCCGCAGTATTTTCCCTGATTTCCTATCGAAGGACAGCATCCTATAACAGGGAGGAGGATTTCCAATAA
- a CDS encoding sugar ABC transporter permease, whose product MKQKHSAKGRKAIKNTLVHILLALLAFVWLIPIFWVIMTSLRGEAGSYTPYFFPKQLTFNNYIRLFTETGQFYYLRWFMNTFFVAVCSCLISTFYVLSISYAISRLRFRMRKPFMNIALILGMFPGFMSMIAVYYILKGLNMTQSLLALILVYSGGAGLGFYIAKGFFDTIPKSIDEAAWIDGASKWQVFRKVTIPLSKPIIIYTILTSFIAPWTDYIFVSVIMGDNYNNYTVALGLFKMLEREFINNWYTRFAAGAVIVSIPISILFIIMQKYYVDGVSGAVKG is encoded by the coding sequence ATGAAACAGAAACATTCTGCAAAAGGCAGGAAAGCAATTAAAAACACACTGGTACATATACTGTTGGCACTGTTGGCCTTTGTCTGGCTTATACCAATATTCTGGGTGATTATGACATCCTTGCGAGGGGAAGCCGGTTCTTATACACCTTATTTTTTTCCAAAACAACTTACATTTAATAATTATATCAGGCTCTTTACGGAGACAGGTCAGTTTTATTATTTAAGATGGTTTATGAACACATTTTTTGTAGCAGTTTGTTCTTGTCTTATCTCCACCTTTTATGTGCTGTCCATTTCTTATGCTATCTCAAGACTGCGTTTTCGGATGAGAAAACCTTTTATGAATATAGCATTGATACTTGGTATGTTTCCGGGATTTATGTCAATGATAGCCGTTTATTATATTTTAAAAGGACTCAATATGACCCAGTCTCTGCTGGCACTTATTCTAGTATACTCAGGAGGCGCAGGCTTGGGGTTTTACATAGCCAAAGGATTTTTTGATACCATACCTAAGTCTATCGATGAAGCAGCCTGGATTGACGGGGCATCCAAGTGGCAGGTATTTCGAAAAGTAACCATTCCTTTGTCAAAACCGATTATTATATATACGATTTTAACGTCTTTTATTGCACCCTGGACGGACTATATTTTTGTTAGTGTTATCATGGGAGACAATTATAATAACTATACCGTAGCCCTTGGATTATTTAAAATGCTGGAGCGAGAGTTTATTAATAACTGGTATACCAGATTTGCAGCAGGAGCGGTTATCGTATCCATTCCGATATCCATTCTGTTTATTATCATGCAGAAATATTATGTGGATGGGGTATCCGGAGCAGTAAAGGGTTAA
- a CDS encoding alpha-amylase family glycosyl hydrolase, translated as MKSTINKKNYPYQQALNIVEDNYRTYYEVFLYSFYDSNNDGIGDINGLIEKLDYINDGNASTDSDLGFNGIWLMPIMPSDTYHMYDVKDYYGIDSRYGTIEDFKRLVRECNKRGIKLIIDLVINHTSSTHPWFLSALKSLAIEPCGKETCIHEGLCREHNPYVSYYNFMKGKPDAGNYYSTGVGDWYYEGAFSSNMPDLKLHDTVLRKEIEDIILYWLDMGIGGFRLDAALHYYSEDTEKNTEVIAWLNQFLKERNSEYYMVAEVWTNFSSFSKYYRSGIDSVFNFAFATETGIIVKTLNHSGDQNSGNAFGKAMLQVQEGLKKYSDTAMDAPFFTNHDTVRASGYFAGNSRKIKMAGGLNLLMSGSAFVYYGEEIGMSGSGRDENKRAPMYWSDTVKKGMTTPPKHMERVNHIFGSVEEQRKDSLSIYHYYKRAIRLRNENPEIARGEIELLSEVTDMDICALSKTYKTSKIFLLYNISEVEKEVTLKREIYKYSGIRGYLTTEGEEITLEGDTVVLPPYSIVVLK; from the coding sequence ATGAAGTCTACGATAAATAAAAAAAACTATCCATATCAGCAGGCATTAAATATAGTAGAGGATAATTACCGGACATATTATGAAGTATTTTTATACTCCTTTTATGACAGCAACAACGATGGAATAGGAGATATTAACGGTCTGATTGAAAAGCTTGATTACATCAACGATGGAAATGCATCCACTGATTCAGACTTAGGCTTTAACGGTATCTGGCTTATGCCAATCATGCCCTCGGATACCTACCATATGTATGACGTAAAAGATTACTATGGGATTGATTCCCGATATGGAACTATAGAGGATTTTAAAAGGCTTGTAAGAGAGTGTAATAAGAGGGGAATTAAGCTCATTATAGACTTAGTCATCAACCATACTTCTAGCACTCATCCGTGGTTTTTGTCTGCTTTAAAAAGCCTTGCCATAGAGCCTTGCGGTAAAGAGACCTGTATTCATGAAGGATTATGCAGGGAGCACAATCCTTACGTAAGCTATTACAATTTTATGAAAGGAAAGCCGGACGCCGGAAATTATTACAGTACGGGTGTAGGTGACTGGTATTATGAGGGGGCATTCTCTAGTAATATGCCGGACTTAAAGCTTCATGATACTGTACTCCGTAAGGAAATTGAAGATATTATTCTTTACTGGCTGGACATGGGGATTGGCGGTTTCCGTCTCGATGCTGCACTCCATTATTATTCTGAAGATACTGAAAAAAACACGGAAGTAATAGCTTGGTTGAATCAATTTCTAAAAGAAAGAAATTCCGAATATTATATGGTGGCTGAGGTTTGGACTAATTTCTCAAGCTTTTCAAAATACTATAGGAGTGGTATAGATAGCGTGTTTAACTTTGCTTTTGCCACAGAAACCGGCATTATAGTTAAAACATTAAATCATTCCGGTGACCAAAATTCAGGTAATGCTTTCGGAAAGGCCATGTTACAGGTACAGGAAGGATTAAAAAAATATAGCGATACGGCAATGGATGCTCCTTTCTTTACGAATCATGATACAGTAAGAGCTTCCGGATATTTTGCTGGTAACAGTCGTAAAATTAAAATGGCAGGAGGATTGAATCTGCTCATGAGCGGAAGTGCTTTTGTTTATTATGGAGAAGAGATTGGTATGAGCGGAAGCGGCAGAGATGAGAATAAAAGAGCACCCATGTATTGGTCTGATACAGTGAAAAAGGGAATGACCACGCCGCCTAAACATATGGAAAGAGTTAACCATATATTTGGAAGTGTTGAAGAACAAAGAAAAGATTCTTTATCTATCTATCATTATTATAAAAGGGCAATTCGCTTAAGAAATGAGAATCCGGAAATTGCAAGGGGTGAGATAGAGTTGCTTTCAGAAGTGACGGATATGGATATCTGTGCTTTGTCTAAGACATATAAAACCAGTAAAATTTTTTTGCTCTATAATATCTCTGAAGTAGAAAAAGAGGTAACACTAAAAAGAGAGATTTATAAGTATTCTGGTATAAGAGGGTATTTAACAACGGAAGGCGAGGAAATCACATTAGAGGGAGATACGGTCGTATTACCGCCATATTCAATTGTAGTATTAAAATAG
- a CDS encoding YaaL family protein — protein MKLFSKKKKQQNDALLNEIRRTKLALESAYSNFENVVDPDLIDCYIYEVNSVQKRYKYLLKQAKQLENDYSTI, from the coding sequence ATGAAATTGTTTTCAAAGAAAAAAAAGCAGCAAAATGATGCTTTGCTAAATGAAATAAGACGGACAAAGCTTGCTCTGGAATCAGCATATTCGAATTTTGAAAACGTAGTAGATCCTGACTTAATTGATTGTTATATCTATGAGGTGAATTCTGTTCAGAAACGCTATAAGTATCTTCTTAAGCAGGCAAAACAATTGGAAAACGACTATTCCACTATATAA
- a CDS encoding pro-sigmaK processing inhibitor BofA family protein: MESKIFIAIIIICVALILFGLIKHRYDLFVNFGLRIFAGLLGIYLLNALLTRFGLTFCVGTNGFNALIIGLLGAPGFILIYGLAAYFYFL, translated from the coding sequence ATGGAGAGTAAAATATTTATTGCTATTATTATAATCTGTGTAGCTTTGATTCTGTTTGGTCTAATAAAACACCGCTATGATTTGTTTGTTAATTTTGGTCTGCGTATTTTTGCGGGACTTTTAGGTATATATTTGTTAAATGCTTTACTGACTCGGTTTGGTTTAACCTTTTGTGTCGGCACCAATGGGTTTAATGCGTTAATTATCGGACTACTGGGAGCACCGGGATTTATACTTATCTATGGCTTAGCGGCGTATTTTTATTTTTTATAA
- a CDS encoding alpha/beta fold hydrolase, giving the protein MKKRKEVFEHLDLYVCEAHRWEFKMKKFIVLLLSAVLLTGMSINVQAQPDYCLQKNTPFYQGLVDIGTHSLYVNMQGEGKPTIVFETGYSDTNDFWSVIQSNLKEEYATFSYDRAKLGKSEDNGLEKNVLQQVEELRALLHIKQVEAPYILVGHSAGAFIVKTFMALYPEEVAGVLLIDGTSEYQNEELLTLMPAFLQEDVKNSMTAEGDYKTLVKSGDIIKNLLADADISNIPITVLTATKPLGLDEVVPGLDAQITAKQIELQGRILTKTKYGSQILVDAGHYIYQEQPQLVIDSIRTLAER; this is encoded by the coding sequence GTGAAAAAACGAAAAGAAGTTTTTGAACATCTTGATTTGTATGTGTGCGAGGCACACAGATGGGAGTTTAAGATGAAAAAGTTTATAGTACTTTTATTATCAGCTGTTTTATTGACAGGCATGAGTATCAATGTACAGGCTCAGCCGGATTACTGTTTACAGAAGAATACCCCATTCTATCAGGGGCTGGTAGATATAGGAACACACAGCCTTTATGTTAATATGCAGGGAGAAGGTAAACCAACCATTGTTTTTGAAACTGGATACAGTGATACCAATGATTTTTGGTCAGTCATTCAGTCTAATCTAAAAGAAGAGTATGCAACCTTTAGCTATGATAGAGCAAAACTTGGTAAAAGTGAAGATAACGGGTTGGAAAAGAATGTACTGCAACAAGTAGAAGAGCTTAGGGCACTGCTTCATATAAAGCAAGTAGAAGCACCTTATATTCTGGTAGGTCATTCAGCAGGAGCTTTCATTGTAAAAACTTTTATGGCGCTATATCCGGAAGAAGTCGCCGGAGTACTTCTTATAGATGGTACAAGCGAATACCAGAATGAAGAATTACTGACGCTTATGCCTGCATTTCTACAAGAAGATGTGAAAAATTCCATGACCGCGGAAGGGGATTACAAAACCCTTGTTAAAAGCGGGGATATAATTAAGAATTTACTTGCAGATGCCGATATTAGCAATATTCCCATTACAGTATTAACTGCAACAAAGCCATTGGGGCTTGATGAGGTGGTTCCTGGTCTTGACGCCCAAATTACCGCAAAGCAGATTGAATTACAAGGCAGGATTCTTACCAAAACAAAGTATGGAAGCCAGATTCTAGTAGACGCAGGACATTATATATACCAGGAACAGCCACAGCTTGTTATTGATAGTATTAGAACACTAGCAGAAAGATAA
- a CDS encoding A24 family peptidase, producing MKLFTETSLTRYSIRCNIALSKFKEVKPIFLKVTCLVLLLVLAVLKDLESYKIPNKLIIIGLVNGFFISVYEHGGTGVIQWVLGIVIPILLLSPLFLLKTLGAGDIKLFSVIGSFYGTAFVLQSILIAMFVAAVMSVIQLLRHKQVFYRFNYFKEYIQLLFKNKQLGIKKGIIPYYDRKRDGVKAIIHFSLAILVGFLIQIFYPF from the coding sequence ATGAAACTATTTACAGAAACCTCGTTGACAAGATATTCCATAAGGTGTAATATAGCGTTATCTAAATTCAAAGAGGTGAAGCCTATCTTTCTAAAAGTGACTTGCCTTGTCTTACTATTAGTTCTAGCAGTACTCAAAGATTTAGAATCATATAAAATTCCGAACAAATTAATTATAATCGGCTTAGTGAACGGTTTTTTTATATCTGTCTATGAGCATGGAGGCACAGGCGTAATTCAATGGGTTCTAGGCATTGTTATCCCCATACTTCTGTTATCCCCTTTGTTTTTACTAAAAACCCTGGGGGCAGGAGATATAAAATTATTTTCAGTAATCGGCAGTTTTTATGGTACTGCCTTTGTATTACAATCAATTTTGATTGCTATGTTTGTTGCGGCAGTCATGTCTGTTATTCAACTACTAAGACACAAGCAAGTGTTTTATCGCTTTAATTATTTCAAAGAATATATCCAATTATTATTTAAGAATAAGCAACTAGGAATAAAGAAGGGTATCATACCCTATTACGACCGGAAGAGGGACGGAGTAAAGGCAATTATTCACTTTTCGCTGGCTATTTTGGTTGGATTTTTGATACAAATTTTTTATCCATTTTAA
- a CDS encoding P-loop NTPase family protein, which translates to MNTTIAIYDKDSNYSNLLMDYLKKKYKFLAQSRVFTNLESLKEYLKEGSIHILLLGEEVKEDIIQENAKYICLLSEGNFLNENEQSDTSRYPTIYKFQSAEKILEELFSYFPLDRLQGKPQALIQEKELIGVFSRDTGISLQGFALSLAQEYSKSKKTLYITLSEIQALEELMSGENKSGLSEVIYYLKQNPSNLLQKVNSVIKHMNTLDIIPGAAFGPDVYELSGEDIMLLLDTLNRSDYEVIVIEASSLTLSNLGLLRECSKVFLLEADNCFSEASQEILSKQLTWAGWGDIVDKFQVIRLGAEEQLRILEYLGQAFSSDSVLLPGAAFVTM; encoded by the coding sequence ATGAATACAACCATAGCTATTTATGATAAAGATAGTAATTATTCCAATCTGCTAATGGATTATCTGAAGAAGAAATATAAGTTTTTAGCACAATCAAGGGTTTTTACCAATCTTGAAAGCTTAAAGGAATATCTGAAAGAAGGCTCCATTCATATATTGTTATTAGGTGAAGAAGTAAAAGAGGATATTATTCAGGAGAATGCTAAGTATATATGCTTGCTTTCAGAGGGCAATTTTCTGAATGAAAATGAACAAAGTGATACCTCTCGCTATCCGACAATCTATAAGTTCCAGTCAGCAGAGAAGATATTAGAGGAGCTCTTTTCATATTTTCCGTTGGACAGGCTACAGGGAAAGCCCCAGGCTTTAATTCAGGAAAAAGAATTAATCGGAGTATTTTCCAGGGATACCGGTATTTCGTTACAAGGCTTTGCATTATCTTTAGCCCAGGAATACAGCAAATCTAAAAAAACTTTATACATTACCTTAAGTGAAATTCAAGCCTTAGAGGAGCTTATGTCCGGTGAGAACAAAAGCGGCCTGTCTGAAGTAATCTATTATCTAAAACAGAATCCATCAAACCTTTTACAAAAGGTAAACAGCGTTATTAAACATATGAATACACTGGATATTATACCGGGGGCAGCCTTTGGTCCGGATGTCTATGAACTTTCGGGTGAAGATATTATGTTATTACTAGATACTTTAAACCGATCTGATTATGAAGTGATTGTAATAGAAGCCTCCTCTCTTACTCTTTCTAATTTAGGGCTGCTAAGAGAATGCAGCAAGGTCTTTTTACTGGAAGCGGATAATTGCTTTTCAGAAGCCAGTCAAGAGATTCTAAGCAAACAGCTTACCTGGGCAGGCTGGGGGGATATAGTGGATAAATTTCAAGTTATCAGGCTGGGTGCTGAGGAGCAGCTAAGAATTTTAGAATATTTAGGGCAGGCCTTCTCTTCCGATTCGGTGCTCTTACCTGGGGCTGCTTTTGTAACAATGTAG